The genome window aagaagaaaaatggacagctATGGCCCAGGCTGACCTAATCTCATcatatttcagaagctaagaagagccAAACCTGGTCACTATTTGagtgggaaactaccaaggaagtccaggattgctatgcagaagaagacaattaCAAATTACCTCTGAATAGCTCTTACTTTGAAGACCTCAGAGGACGACCATTTGTCAGCTGCCTCTTGAtggcacttaagaacataagaacataagaacaagccagctggaccagacgagagtccatctagtccagctctctgctactcgcagtggcccaccaggtgcctttgggagctcacctgcaggatgtgaaagcaatggccttctgcagctgttgctcccgagcacctggactgttaaggcatttgcaatcggagatcaaggaggatcaagattggtagccatacatcgacttctcctccataaatctgtccaagccccttttcaatccatccaggttagtgaccatcaccacctcctatggcagcatattccaaacaccaatcacacgttgcgtgaagaagtgtttccttttattagtcctaattcttccccccagcattttcaatggatgccccctggttctagtattgtgagaaagagagaaacatttctctctgtcaacattttctaccccatgcataattttatagacttcaatcatatctcccctccgatgtctcctctccaaactaaagagtccggctcattccgcacacgcaaaataatgcactttcaagctgctttcacaactgtttttgccattccgcacagcttcaaagagccctgaaagcagcttgaaagtgcattattctgcgtgtgcggaatgagcctcccaaacgctgcagcctctcctcataaggaaggtgctccagtccctcaatcatcctcgttgcccttctctgcactttttatatctcttcgatatcctttttgaggtgtggcgaccagaactgaacacaggactccaagtgcggtcgcttgCCCCCCGCTTCCCCACTTGCCCCCACATTCCTACAAAACACTCTGTTGAAATGAAATGGCCCACTACGGGGTAGCAGAAAGAGGAGAAGATGTAGCGGAATGGTTAGATGGGACCCACAGCAAAACACAAATTCTGATCAAAAGTCAGCCATTTTAAGGCCCTTGTACAAATATTTCAAATGGATAGTTTGGCTGTTCCTAGAGGGATATTGGGGTGAGATGCTGAGGCACTTGAACAAGGAAATACTGGCTAGAAATGTTAACCAGGCTGACTTCTGGCCATTTGTTTTCAGTTGTGGGATTCAGTGTTGCCCACCTAAACCTGAAAACCTCTCGGGGACATGGCAATACTCTTGCTGTTCATGTAAACATGCAAGAGGGGAATGACACACAATCTTCTGAGAGTAGACGGCATGTATCAGAGGTTAATGCACCCTGCATTGATAAAGGTTATTGAATTGAAGCATTTCCTTTCAGGGGACATTCATAACATTGCTAAAGAAACCAGAATGGATGGAAATGTTCCATGTTCACAAGAAATCACGTCACTGTTTGGGCATTTGTGAGGAACATGATAGCCGTGTTACAGATGGCTTGGAGCTGAAGGACTCCAAGAAGACAATCAAGCAAGGAATGTATCAAGTTACTAACAATAGAAGCCATGATGGTTGCCTTTACAAACGTACAAGCTAAAAAAGTCTGGGTTCCAGCAGTTGATATTCACAGCAGGGTActtaaaagaagaggaggaggaggaggaggaggaggaggaggaggaggaggaggaggaggaggagaagaagaagaagaagaagaagaagaagaagaagaagaagaagaagaagaagaagaagagtttggatttctatcccccctttctctcctgctcaaaggggcttacaatctccttgcccttcccccctcacaacaagcaccctgtgaggtaggtggggctgagagagctccgagaagctgtgactagcccaaggtcacccagctggcgtgtgtgggagtgtacaggctaatctgaattccccagataatcctccacagctcaggtggcagagctgggaatccaacccagttcctccagattagatacacgagctcttaacctcctacaccactgctgctccatgtatcAGGTCAAAACAGAATGTATTTCTTTGTCAACCATTTAgtattatgtgtgtgtaaagttccgTAATTTCTTAGCCAAGGACCTACTAGTACTCagcgtagcttctgagatctgatatggTCAGGCAATATCaatgccacctcccctcccatttGGGATTATAGTGGCTCCTTAATTGTCATGTCCGTAAAATGAACACTTTCGTGGATAATACAATGTGGAATCATATGGGAGTAGAGCATTCTAGGGCAGATGCAAATCTAGGGCAGATGTTGGTGCTAAAGACGTTGACGTTTGTCAGTGAGGCGATTGCTGCTctccagagaaaaagaaatggcTGGTCACTGGAATGATGCCACATGGAGGATGGACAGCCTTGAGACATGTATCTCTAATTTGCCAACGaaagctccacctctgcagaTTATTCTCACCACACCCTGTCCCACAGAAAGATCTAAGTGGAATTGTGGATTCATCCGCCaccacttcctccccctccaaagCTCCCCCCACTGCAAACACCAAGCCATGAGTCTAGAATGCATGAGAACCTCCACTAACCAAACACGAGTCTGCGTAGAAGCATCTCCAAACAGCGCCACTGAAGCAAGGGAGCACCCTGATAAAGCCAAGGAAAGGCCAACTGCCAGGGTTCGCACAACAGTTCAAGGAGGAACTAGGCATGTTTCACTATTTCCTGTAGAAACTcagctcccccttccccatgcATGCTTTGTGGACTGGGGAATGACTGAGgaggagcagagctttgacttgcTGTCCCTTTTGCCATCCGCTGTGTCATCTTCTGCCTTCCCCATTCCCGCTCCCTCCCAATGCCACCATGccccagcaacagcagcaaaggtGGGGTTTCTAGCCCAGCCATCTGTGGACcatctttcctccctcctttcccactcCCGTGTCCCTTTCCATCCTCCCAGAGGCGGCAGCTCCTGAGGTGCATCTTCAATGGGCAGTTTGCTGAGTGGGGTCAGCTTCGAGGAGCCCACCATGATGAAGGACTGTGATTCTGCACAGGGGACTGAATGTGAGCTAGAGCTCCAGGAGCCTGAGAAGATGAAGAGATGAAGGGGATCCGCTTCAGGAGATGAAAGGGATCTGCttgaggggctgggggggggagcagaaaagagTACCTGGCTGAGGAACCTCAACATCAACAACAAGAGGAACCGCTCTCTGTGGCAAGCACCTGGCCAGAAGACACCAAATTCTAGGAAGAAGTagaggaggtggtggaagatgagCAGGAAGGATGACTAAATCACAGCGGTTGCATCTTTTTTCCTTGCCAGGAAATCAAAAGTGGAATGGGAGATTGTGATGGAATAATTCAGGTTACAGGAATAGAAGAAGTCACCCCGGCCTGTTAAAAACCTTTGATCCTCAGAGAAACCAAAGCGAATGGCCAAATGGTTTAGATCAAAGGATTGTTGAAGCACGTGGCAGAAAGGAAGTTCTCCTGAGAAGGAACAAAGGTTTGAAGATTCTGATCCGGGCTGAGCAGCGGTGAGCATCTTTGAGCTcagggaggcagagaaaaggcCTGAAGGAACGGTGCCATTCCTctgagaaatatctgtattgaacgttttattattttctgttttttattttcaataaaagcattgagaactcagctggtttcagagtatctggaaaaaagaacccaaggTTTTGTGGAAACAAGCCTGGCTCTCGTAAGGATGAGAAATCAAAGAGGGTGGTAAATCAGCCAGCTTTGCCTGTCTCTTGTGTCACCAGCCCTTccaagccccctccaaccctccccctgccccaaattccAAGGGACTATTTTTAATGGTGGAAGGACACTACTCTCTTCAGCAAAGAACTACTGACTGCACTTAGTTCTTTCTGTTGGACAGAGTATAATGCAGATAAATGGTTTGGTGATACATGACAGGAGAATTCTGGAAAATTTTGTTGCAACGATTGATTTAACAGCAGCACCATATGACTGATCCCTATGTCAAATAAACCAGGAGCCCCCTGAAAACTCTAAAGACTGGCCAAATTTATTGCAGCATGCACTTTTTTTAGTCAGAACTCAATTCATCACTGAAGCGTATATCCAACAGGCTGATTTATATATAGAACAGAAAGGTGGAGGGATCATTTTGCAAAGAAAAACCCGTTCCAAACAAGAGTCAATCCAACGAGTAATCAGTTCAGGATTTATTTTCCACACATGTTATTTTCCTTGCTTGTGTGTTCATATTATCTCACAGTTCAcagtttttctcccctttcctgtGCGTGCAGTGTCTGTTTTGATATTTTATTGTTCTATCTTCCATGTCAAGCCAGGGCAGATGTCACTGAAACTGGGAGGGCTGGCCTGAGCTTTTAAAGGACCAAGCCCCCCTttgtccaaatccaaaacctttattaggcgtaaaaccggtgtgtgtcaggaattccaaatacaataagaaggtcattattgcacaacttgcagtacacagagtaaaaatatagcaacagcttcagagatttcaacattagagtgatttagaagcttagccatttttatcttatcagaaaggagcataaatcctgttggtgatacagttctcaaatcagttctaagtttgttgtattttgaacagtgaagcagaatatgagaaagtgtatcagttgtatcaggacaaaatcgacagcaaggctggttttgtggaatactagagaagcgaccttgaagatgtactgacggaaaagagttgcaccttgctccAGTCATGACCCacctgcaattgtaattaacaagttgttccaggtatatagcagggctagatttctgaggggccctcctttgtgccggccatgtgcttcggccagctgacgatttgcccgcccacctctccctatcttttcaagttttgttaatgcatgttctcTTTTCATAGCCACGTacagtttggcgcatgggtattgatctggaagggagctagggagctatctcttccccTTGGGAGTAGctgatggcggcaagaggcaaccacccTGCCGATCAGGGCAGGTAAGGAATACTTCTTGACAAGAACGTCTGCCCAGCAGGGCCCCACGGCACAGCAAAGCTCCAGTACGAGGCGTCCGTCCACGGGAGCTTCACCATGATGCAGATACAACCAGATCAAGACCCTTGCtaggcctcacgcttctgcttgattaataaaagggctatggccaattgatttaccccagcaaaAGGAGAGGTGGGGTAATTGGGAAAGGGCTTCGCACAAGAGGTtcccaccctcggacagcaattgCAAACAACTGCAAGTCAAACGAAGCAGCAACTGTGAAAGACAAACTAATGACGAACTTTTGAAGACTGTTTATTGACCTTTGGAAACAAATACAATGACATCCATGTTGACAACTGTTTTTTGTACTTTAAGATTCGTTTACGCTTCTTGTCTTTCTTTCCATAGTTTGTTTTTAATGCGAGGCTGTAGTTAACTGGATACTTGATACAGCTTTAAACTTTacatataaaaacagaacattgTGTCATTTAATTTGCACATAAAAAGGGAAGCAGACACAAATCTCTGTAAAGGATTGGATAACAGGATTCTAAAGAAAATTGCATAGAAGCGAGGAGGAAGTATTTTTCAGGGCTGTGTCACTGGCAGAGGGGCCTCTTACCAGAGCAACTTCAAAAACAGGAAGCTAGAGAGAGCCAGGAAGAAGGATCCTGATATCACCGGGGCTCTGCTGCATTCAATATTTTTAAGAACGGCCCCAACCATTCCAAAGTTCACTGAGCTCCCAGGTTTTAATTTCTCACATTCGATCTTAGTAAAACAGGATTTCACTCTGCTGGTTATTTTTGATGGACTTGGTGCATCTGAAAATCAAACAACAGAGGTGAGAGACGTCTCCGTTCCCAAAAGCTAACAAGGTATCTCCAACATAGTGCTCATGCAGGGCTTCTAACTGGCCAATGGAGATCTCACTGGCTGTGcaaattatttaaataatattggttctggtgggttttccgggctgcatggccgtggtctggtggatcttgttcctaacatttcgcctgcatctgtggctggcatcttcagaggtgtatcacagagggaagtctgcttcacactgtgtctagtttaGTGTTTGGTgttggtatattgtccatgtcccagggtggggaacaagatccaacagaccacggccacacagcccggaaaacccaacagaaccagtttaatctagctgtgaaagcttttgaatgTACATTAAATAATATTACACTGGTTTTATTCTCCTAGTCATTCCTccttcccagtgtattttttccaACCCTTTTCATCTCCCCTTCTTCAGCGTCCTCTGTGCGTAtgtatagtagtagtagttctgcctctcacagcagccattttgtggttgcatctgACACAAATGAATTCCAAACGTGCTCTTgcgctcaaaaaggctggggatccctgCCCCACACAACATTCTCCACCTAACCAACACAAACGATACTTTTCCATTTGCGTGCTTGAGGGAGGAATAAGAAAATCCAACCCTCTCGGAATGATCAAAACAAAACCGGGTCAGGTTCCAAGACAAGCAAAAATGCCCATCTTTCTAACAGGTGGGACAGGGTtgggtatgtttgtttgtttgtttgtttgcttgtttgtttgcttgtttgtttatttaacttataggccgcctcatccccgaagggctcgaggcggctcacaacatggctgttccaacaaacagcaaatcaacaaatcaaatcaacaaatcaacggATCAGCCTATAAAAActtaatcccttaaaacctaGGCAGCAAATAGATTATATAACTAAGTAATTTAAAcgaaaattgtttaaaacaggcgcccgaaccaaggccacggaagggaggagaaaggtagggcccgcgatgttatcaatggatcaggcccaaccagagataaaaagatggagacaggcagcctcagattcagtgggggggcagtaggaccacggccggcctctccaaaagcccggtggaatagctccgtcttgcaggccctgcagaactcaccaaggtcccgcagggcctggacagctggaggtagagcattccaccaggcaggggccagagccttaaaggctctggcccgggtcgaggccagccgtatcatcgcggggccaggggtcaccagcagttctgccgttgCCGAACGCAGCGGTctctgtgggacataaggggtgatgcggtcccgtaggtatgaggatGAATGGAGAATCCCgacagcaccacaaaatgttgggcatgaATAGGATGAAACTGGCATCTACGCAGCTCCTGCGCTCtacacagcaagaggagatgacttgcagatgacttggggaGGAGGATTGGTAGTTTTATGTCCTCAAAATAGGAtgctacacacacacccctcctcaggatgtcttattggtgctgtgtggaatggaccaagcTTTTACTTTCAGCCTAAGAACATCCTGGTCTGAAATCCTTCAATAATTGACATTCATTAAAGAGGATGGGTGTCCTTCTGAGGCAGGAGGTAAAATGGAGACATCACTCAAAAAAGATACCTCCTTGCTTTACAaactctccccacaccagacaacttgtgaggtaggtggggccgagagtgttctgaacaaactgtgactagcccaaggtcgtgcagcaggaatgtaggagtgggggacaGAAATATAGGAAGGGAGCATTCACTTTTAGAAGCTTGCATCTCCCAAAATCTTATCGGCCTCTATGGCCTCACAGGCCTTCAAAGTAGCTCTTCTACGGcagaccaggaggaggaggaggaggagtttggatttataccccccctttctctcctgcaggagactcaaaggggcttacaatctccttgcccttcccccctcacaacaaacaccctgtgaggtgggttggggctgagaaagctccgagaagctgtgactagcccaaggtcacccagctggcatgtgtgggagtgcacaggtgaatctgaattccccagataagcctccacagctcaggcggcagaactgggaatcaaacccggttcctccggataagagtgcacctgctcttagccactacgccactgctcctatgGTAAAACCATCCTGTTTTTGTGCATTctagaataagaagaagaagaagaagaggaggaggaggaggaggaggaggaggaggaggaggaggagtttggattatatcccccctttctttcctgcaggagactcaaaggggcttacaatctccttgcccttcccccctcacaacaaaccccctgtgaggtgggtggggctgagagagctccgaaaagctgtgactagcccaaggtcacccagctggcgtgtgtgggagtgcccaggctaatctgaattccccagataagcctctacagctcaggcggcagagctgggaaccaaacccggttcctccagattagatacacgagctcttaacctcctacgccactgctgctctagagtGTCTCATGACACTGCTTCTATGTTTTATCAAGAATAATGTTAGCACACCAGCATATCAGGCTTATTTCCCAACTGCTCCGATGGCTTGCTAGCTGCACCCGGGTCATCCCAAGTGGAACTATGGAGGATTCCAGGAAAACTTCCATGTAGGTAGGCCCTGAGAAGAAGTTTTTGCTTGAGACTCCAAAGAAATTTTTTTGCCAGTCTTGAGCCAGATACTACCAAATTCAAGAGCCAGATGGCCAGATTTGGTGTGAAATTGCTTGCCACGTTCACGCTGGCCCAAACGATCCTGCCATCAGTTCGGACGCTTCGCCTAGCTTATGGTCACCTTGACTCACCCATTGTGAATACAGTCAGTGCATCAAGGCAACGATCTTGGCCAGAAGAACAGGGCTGTTTCTTTCCAGTGCAGTCATTGGCTTGAGCCATGCATGTGTCACACTCCAAAGAGGAACCTGGGAAGGGAAAACAGGAGAGTCACAGAATTGCAGAGTTGGAAGGGGACATGCAAGCcctctagtccaacactctgttcaatgcaggatcagcctaaatcatccctgacaagtgttcatccaaccACAACTTTGGCTGCCAGTGAGGGAGAACTCACCatctccctaggtagctgatacCACTGTTGAACAATTCTTACTGTAATTTCTTTCCCTAATATTCAGCCTGCACCTTTTCACTTGTACTTCAAACCCTTATTGCAAGTTTTATCatctgccaacaggaacagctccctgcactggcgtaatgcccattgggcaaggtgggcagctgtccagggcatcaccttgtggggggcatcaaaatgctgggttcgtttttgggtattttagtggttttcaatttgtggcctgtagggggcgcagttattaggctagtggcaccaaaatttcagcgtatcatcaggagactgtctttatgctaccccccaagtttgctgaggtttggttcagggagtccaaagctatggactcccaaagggggtgcccgtatcccccattgtttccaatgggagctaataggagattgggggctacagttttgagggtccataactttggcccccctgaaccaaattgcaccaaatttggggggtatcattagggaagtctcctgatgagaccctgaaagttttgagactgtgccttcagaaatgtgccccccacagcctgcaacccccattgacagcaatgcagaaaactcaatgcagaacaaagattcttgggcaaatttctaggatgttcctgcagggggtgcatttttggatgtatcagcaccaaaatttcagggtatcatctggagatgatggcactccccaagttttatgcagtttggttctggggggccaaagttatggaccttcaaaactgtaccccccatctcctattagctcccattggaaacaatgggggatggggcacccccccttgggagtccataactttggactccttgaaccaaacctcaccaaacctgggtggtatcatcagggcagtctcctgatgggaccctgaacgtttggtgctgatatgtttaaaaatgcaccccctgcaggcaccaatgtcctggtgcaaaaagaaatttggtcgtggtggagtggcagcccatgggggggggcatccaactcaggttttgcccagggctacagtttgcccagggctgcctcgttacacccctggttcACCTCTAAATAACCACCCTTCAAATGCTTAAAGAGAGCAATTGTGTCCCCGCTCAACTGCCATTCCTCACCCAGTATATCAGATGAAAAAAATGTATAACCTAGGGGGGAAAGGGCGGAACTTGGCACCAGTCATGTGATGTCCTTCTAAAGCATTTGGCTGTTTT of Sphaerodactylus townsendi isolate TG3544 linkage group LG06, MPM_Stown_v2.3, whole genome shotgun sequence contains these proteins:
- the LOC125434142 gene encoding phospholipase A2 inhibitor PIP-like, whose product is MKTFLGLLLLSVLLISGSSLECDTCMAQANDCTGKKQPCSSGQDRCLDALTVFTMDAPSPSKITSRVKSCFTKIECEKLKPGSSVNFGMVGAVLKNIECSRAPVISGSFFLALSSFLFLKLLW